Proteins co-encoded in one Flavobacteriaceae bacterium MAR_2009_75 genomic window:
- a CDS encoding putative dehydrogenase — MLKIRSKIHYIWENQESVMADKIRWGIVGPGRIAHSFAQDLKLVEGGELTAVASRSLDRAKGFADEYGAAYSYGSYQEIFEADTVDVLYIATPHTSHCELSIEAMNHGKHVLCEKPMGIDADQVKMMVSAAKKNEVFLMEALWSRFNPSILKVKQMIEEGTIGKVAFLSANFGFYALDRDEDSRLLNPDLAGGSLLDIGIYPIFLAYLILGKPDRIEAISKFHSTGIEAQTAMIFDYPYAQALLSSGLRSKISMKAEIGGSKGSIYLQERWHETQGYVAELNGDEQSFDLPTKGIGYSHEIEEVHACLNSGLLQSDKWSLQNSLDLVNLLDEVRSLTGTTFPFE, encoded by the coding sequence ATGCTAAAGATAAGGAGTAAAATTCATTACATTTGGGAAAATCAAGAATCAGTTATGGCAGATAAAATTAGATGGGGCATTGTTGGCCCGGGTAGAATTGCACATAGTTTTGCACAAGATTTGAAATTGGTAGAAGGTGGCGAGTTGACCGCTGTAGCTTCACGAAGCTTAGATAGGGCTAAAGGGTTTGCCGATGAATATGGGGCAGCGTATAGTTACGGTTCATACCAAGAAATTTTTGAGGCCGACACCGTTGATGTACTTTATATAGCAACTCCGCATACCTCACATTGTGAACTTTCTATAGAGGCTATGAACCACGGAAAGCATGTTCTTTGTGAGAAACCGATGGGTATAGATGCCGACCAAGTTAAAATGATGGTATCTGCGGCCAAGAAAAATGAGGTATTCCTTATGGAAGCTTTATGGAGTCGATTTAATCCGTCTATACTTAAAGTAAAACAGATGATTGAAGAAGGTACCATCGGAAAAGTAGCTTTTCTGAGTGCGAATTTCGGGTTTTATGCTTTGGATAGGGATGAAGACAGTAGATTGTTGAACCCAGATTTAGCAGGTGGCTCTTTACTCGATATAGGAATTTACCCTATTTTCTTGGCTTATCTGATTTTAGGAAAGCCCGATAGAATAGAGGCCATTTCTAAATTTCATTCAACAGGGATAGAGGCTCAGACTGCGATGATTTTCGATTACCCTTATGCCCAAGCATTGCTGAGTAGCGGTTTGCGGTCAAAGATATCTATGAAAGCAGAAATTGGAGGTAGCAAGGGTTCTATATATTTACAAGAGCGATGGCATGAAACGCAAGGGTACGTTGCCGAACTAAATGGAGACGAACAAAGTTTTGATTTGCCTACTAAAGGAATTGGTTACTCTCATGAAATAGAAGAGGTTCATGCGTGTTTGAATTCGGGTTTGTTACAAAGTGATAAATGGAGCTTGCAAAATAGTCTTGATTTAGTGAATTTGTTAGACGAAGTGCGTAGTTTGACCGGTACAACCTTTCCCTTTGAGTAA
- a CDS encoding ATP-binding cassette ChvD family protein, with translation MSDDKKVIFSMSGVTKTYKNANTPVLKNIYLSFFYGAKIGILGLNGSGKSTLLKIIAGVDKNYQGDVVFSPGYRVGYLEQEPKLDEDKTVLEIVKEGVGETVAILDEYNKINDMFGLPEVYEDADKMQKLMDKQAQLQDQIDASNAWELDTKLEIAMDALRTPDADKKIGVLSGGERRRVALCRLLLQEPEILLLDEPTNHLDAESVHWLEHHLAQYKGTVIAVTHDRYFLDNVAGWILELDRGEGIPWKGNYSSWLDQKAKRLAQESKSASKRQKTLERELEWVRQGPKGRQTKQKARLKNYDKLMSQDQKQLDEKLEIYIPNGPRLGTNVLEATGVSKAYGEKLLYEDLNFKLPQAGIVGVIGPNGAGKTTIFRMVMGEEQPDKGKFEVGETAKIAYVDQSHSNIDPEKTIWQNFSDEQELVMMGGRQVNSRAYLSRFNFSGSEQNKKVNMLSGGERNRLHLAMTLKEEGNVLLLDEPTNDLDVNTLRALEEGLENFAGCAVVISHDRWFLDRICTHILAFEGDSQVYFFEGSFSDYEENKKKRLGADIMPKRIKYKKLIR, from the coding sequence ATGTCCGACGATAAGAAAGTAATTTTCTCAATGTCCGGGGTGACCAAAACATATAAAAATGCCAATACCCCGGTATTAAAAAATATATATCTAAGCTTTTTCTATGGTGCCAAAATAGGTATTCTAGGGCTTAATGGTTCTGGTAAATCGACCCTTCTCAAAATTATCGCCGGGGTAGATAAGAATTATCAGGGCGATGTTGTTTTTTCACCAGGTTACCGGGTAGGGTATCTAGAACAAGAACCAAAATTAGATGAAGATAAGACCGTTCTTGAAATTGTAAAAGAAGGTGTGGGCGAAACTGTCGCTATACTTGATGAGTACAATAAAATCAATGATATGTTCGGTCTGCCTGAAGTCTATGAAGATGCCGACAAAATGCAGAAGCTGATGGATAAGCAGGCGCAGCTTCAAGACCAAATCGATGCTTCGAATGCTTGGGAGCTTGACACCAAGCTTGAGATTGCGATGGATGCACTACGCACACCAGATGCAGATAAAAAGATCGGAGTGCTTTCTGGGGGAGAAAGAAGACGTGTAGCTCTATGCCGTCTACTATTGCAGGAGCCTGAAATCTTATTGCTCGATGAGCCTACCAACCACTTGGATGCGGAGTCGGTACATTGGTTAGAGCACCATTTGGCCCAATATAAGGGTACTGTAATCGCTGTAACTCACGACCGTTATTTTTTGGATAATGTTGCAGGATGGATATTAGAGCTAGACCGAGGAGAAGGTATACCGTGGAAAGGCAACTATTCCAGTTGGTTAGACCAGAAAGCCAAACGCTTGGCACAAGAAAGTAAGAGCGCTTCAAAAAGACAGAAAACTTTAGAGCGTGAGCTAGAATGGGTACGTCAAGGGCCAAAAGGGCGCCAGACGAAGCAAAAGGCTCGTTTAAAGAATTACGACAAGCTGATGAGTCAAGACCAAAAACAGCTTGACGAAAAGTTGGAAATTTATATACCGAACGGCCCACGTCTTGGTACCAATGTTCTAGAAGCCACGGGTGTTAGCAAGGCGTATGGCGAGAAGTTGCTTTATGAAGATTTGAATTTTAAACTTCCGCAGGCAGGTATAGTTGGGGTAATTGGCCCGAACGGAGCCGGTAAAACAACAATTTTCAGAATGGTTATGGGCGAAGAACAGCCCGATAAAGGTAAGTTTGAAGTGGGTGAAACTGCTAAAATCGCCTACGTTGACCAGAGTCATTCAAATATAGATCCTGAAAAAACCATTTGGCAGAATTTCAGTGATGAACAAGAGCTTGTTATGATGGGCGGGCGACAAGTAAATTCAAGAGCCTATTTAAGTAGATTTAATTTTTCAGGAAGCGAACAGAACAAGAAGGTGAATATGCTCTCTGGGGGTGAACGCAATAGGCTTCATTTGGCAATGACCCTCAAAGAAGAAGGTAATGTATTACTTTTAGATGAGCCAACTAATGACTTGGACGTTAATACGTTGAGGGCTTTAGAAGAGGGTCTTGAGAATTTTGCCGGTTGTGCGGTTGTCATTTCTCACGACAGATGGTTTTTAGATCGAATCTGTACTCATATTTTGGCATTCGAAGGAGATTCACAGGTTTATTTCTTTGAAGGTTCTTTTTCCGATTATGAAGAGAACAAAAAGAAGCGACTTGGTGCCGATATCATGCCGAAAAGAATTAAATACAAAAAACTTATTCGCTAA
- a CDS encoding acetyltransferase (GNAT) family protein encodes MSLEIVPYTSSFATSFKNLNLEWINTYFQVEPKDVEVLENCEEAIINQGGHIFLAKYGGQIAGCFAFIPFDKDSYELGKMAVAPNFRGKKIGQALLTFAINFAKENQWSNIVLYSNTKLNNALHIYRKNGFIEIPMEPETVYKRSNIKMILDLNAQTDSLETNTIIKKTL; translated from the coding sequence ATGTCACTGGAAATTGTACCATATACATCTTCATTTGCTACTTCTTTCAAGAATTTGAACCTAGAGTGGATAAATACTTATTTTCAAGTAGAACCAAAAGATGTCGAAGTACTTGAAAACTGTGAAGAGGCTATTATAAATCAAGGAGGCCATATTTTCTTGGCCAAATATGGTGGGCAAATAGCCGGGTGTTTTGCCTTTATTCCTTTTGACAAAGATTCTTATGAGTTAGGAAAAATGGCCGTAGCCCCTAACTTTAGAGGAAAGAAAATCGGACAGGCCCTGCTCACTTTCGCAATCAATTTCGCTAAAGAGAACCAGTGGTCGAATATTGTACTCTACTCCAACACCAAATTAAATAATGCTCTACATATCTATAGGAAAAATGGTTTTATAGAAATACCTATGGAGCCGGAAACGGTTTATAAAAGAAGTAACATAAAAATGATTTTAGATTTGAACGCACAAACCGACTCTTTAGAAACGAACACCATAATTAAAAAGACACTATGA
- a CDS encoding L-ascorbate metabolism protein UlaG (beta-lactamase superfamily), with the protein MRQLLIFTLSCLTFFSACKETKKEKSTDTTSQEVAVEEHIPGSTTELMIKPIEHATMVLEWGGTTIYIDPVGGLEAFEGQNKPDLILVTDIHGDHLSVETLESLDTEKAKIIMPQAAADKMPEKFTPQIDVLNNGDSKERFGIMVEAIPMYNLREEAKQFHEKGRGNGYILNIGDERVYISGDTEDIPEMRNLKNIDKAFICMNLPYTMTPESAADGVLEFKPKQVYPYHYRGKPDVSDVSKFKAIVNAGNKEIEVVQLDWYPSVDY; encoded by the coding sequence ATGAGACAATTATTAATTTTTACGCTAAGTTGTTTAACCTTTTTTTCCGCTTGTAAGGAAACTAAAAAAGAAAAATCTACTGATACTACTTCTCAAGAGGTTGCTGTTGAAGAGCATATACCTGGCAGTACCACCGAACTGATGATAAAACCTATTGAGCATGCTACTATGGTACTAGAATGGGGAGGCACTACCATTTATATCGACCCCGTAGGAGGTTTAGAAGCCTTTGAGGGCCAAAATAAACCCGATCTTATATTGGTAACCGATATACATGGTGACCATCTTAGCGTAGAAACCTTAGAATCTCTAGACACTGAAAAGGCAAAAATTATCATGCCACAAGCTGCTGCAGATAAAATGCCTGAAAAATTTACTCCACAAATTGATGTATTGAACAATGGCGATTCAAAAGAACGATTTGGAATTATGGTAGAGGCCATACCCATGTACAACCTTCGCGAAGAAGCAAAACAGTTTCATGAAAAAGGTAGAGGTAACGGTTATATATTAAATATTGGTGATGAAAGGGTTTACATTTCTGGCGATACCGAAGACATACCTGAAATGCGCAATCTTAAAAATATCGATAAGGCTTTTATTTGTATGAATTTGCCCTATACCATGACCCCTGAAAGTGCAGCCGATGGGGTGTTGGAATTTAAGCCAAAACAAGTCTACCCCTATCACTATCGAGGTAAGCCTGATGTTAGTGATGTCAGCAAGTTTAAAGCCATTGTAAATGCGGGAAATAAAGAAATTGAAGTAGTTCAGTTAGATTGGTACCCCAGTGTTGACTACTAA
- a CDS encoding acetyl-CoA carboxylase carboxyltransferase component — translation MDLKFNKNEDHNKLLLSELKRKLAKTKLGGGKSRIEKQHEKGKMTARERIDFLIDNDSKSIEIGAFAGENMYEEHGGCPSGGVVIKIGYVSGKQCIVVANDATVKAGAWFPITGKKNLRAQEIAIENRLPIIYLVDSAGVYLPLQDEIFPDKEHFGRIFRNNAVMSSMGITQIAAVMGSCVAGGAYLPIMSDEALIVDKTGSIFLAGSYLVKAAIGESIDNETLGGATTHCEISGVTDYKAKDDAEALNTIKNILDKIGDFDKAGFNRKDSKKPKENPDDIYGILPSSRTDQYDMLEIIKRLVDNSEFEEYKEGYGKTILTGYARIDGWAVGIVANQRKVVKTQKGEMQFGGVIYSDSADKATRFIANCNQKKIPLVFLQDVTGFMVGSKSEHGGIIKDGAKMVNAVSNSIVPKFTIILGNSYGAGNYAMCGKAYDPRLIAAWPSAELAVMSGNSAAKVLLQIEKASLKKKGETITEKKEAELFNKIKDRYDNQVSAYYAAARLWTDAVIDPLDTRKWISMGIEAADHSPITKDFNMGVIQV, via the coding sequence ATGGACCTCAAATTCAACAAGAACGAAGATCACAACAAATTACTCTTATCAGAACTGAAACGAAAATTGGCTAAAACCAAGCTAGGTGGCGGAAAATCTCGAATTGAAAAGCAGCATGAAAAGGGAAAAATGACCGCTAGGGAAAGAATTGATTTTCTAATCGATAACGATAGCAAGAGTATAGAAATAGGTGCTTTTGCCGGTGAAAATATGTATGAAGAACATGGTGGCTGCCCTTCTGGTGGCGTTGTCATTAAAATAGGATATGTTTCGGGCAAGCAATGTATCGTAGTCGCCAATGACGCAACGGTAAAGGCCGGAGCCTGGTTTCCTATTACGGGAAAGAAAAATTTAAGAGCCCAGGAAATAGCTATCGAAAACCGATTGCCAATTATTTATTTAGTCGATAGTGCCGGGGTCTACCTACCCCTTCAAGATGAGATTTTTCCTGATAAGGAGCATTTCGGGCGTATCTTCAGAAATAACGCGGTGATGAGTAGTATGGGTATCACTCAGATTGCCGCCGTAATGGGAAGTTGTGTTGCAGGAGGTGCCTATTTGCCAATTATGAGCGACGAGGCGTTAATAGTTGACAAAACCGGAAGTATTTTTCTTGCCGGAAGCTATTTGGTCAAAGCTGCCATCGGTGAGAGTATCGATAATGAAACGCTCGGAGGTGCTACGACCCACTGTGAGATAAGTGGTGTGACTGACTATAAAGCCAAAGACGATGCCGAAGCACTCAACACCATTAAAAACATTTTAGACAAAATCGGTGATTTTGATAAAGCTGGTTTTAATAGAAAGGATTCGAAGAAACCAAAAGAAAACCCCGATGATATTTATGGCATACTACCTTCTTCGAGAACGGATCAATATGATATGCTCGAAATAATTAAAAGGCTTGTCGATAATTCTGAATTTGAAGAATATAAAGAGGGATACGGAAAAACTATTTTGACCGGTTATGCCCGTATCGATGGTTGGGCCGTAGGTATAGTCGCGAATCAGCGTAAGGTGGTTAAAACCCAAAAAGGGGAAATGCAATTTGGCGGAGTCATTTATTCCGATTCTGCCGATAAGGCCACCCGGTTTATAGCAAACTGTAACCAGAAGAAAATACCCTTGGTTTTTTTACAGGATGTCACCGGCTTTATGGTAGGTAGCAAAAGTGAACATGGTGGCATCATAAAAGATGGCGCTAAAATGGTGAATGCCGTAAGCAATTCTATAGTACCGAAATTTACGATAATACTCGGTAATAGCTATGGCGCCGGAAATTATGCCATGTGCGGTAAGGCTTATGACCCTAGATTAATTGCGGCATGGCCCAGTGCAGAACTTGCTGTTATGAGCGGTAATTCGGCCGCAAAAGTATTGCTACAGATAGAAAAAGCCTCGTTAAAGAAGAAAGGGGAAACGATTACCGAAAAGAAAGAAGCCGAACTCTTTAATAAAATTAAAGATCGATACGACAATCAGGTATCTGCGTACTACGCGGCAGCACGCCTTTGGACGGACGCCGTAATCGACCCGCTAGATACTCGAAAATGGATATCGATGGGCATCGAAGCTGCGGACCATTCCCCCATCACAAAAGATTTTAATATGGGAGTGATTCAGGTTTAA